Genomic window (Vigna unguiculata cultivar IT97K-499-35 chromosome 10, ASM411807v1, whole genome shotgun sequence):
ttttatgttataaaatttgagaATCTAAATGTGTGCTCAAGTCTCATATtaggtaaaaatgagaaagttgagcaaTATACAAAATAGAAGACTGAGAAATATATTGTCTTGAGGTTTTGGattgaaaatgatattaatGTCTTTTCTGATTTAGGCTAAGATCTCGTTAGTGTTATATCATACTGAAATCATTCTGTCATGTTCAGAGAATTTCTATGGCAGGGAAAAAGAAGTATCCTCAAATCATGTGAAATAGCCAACTGAGGCTTCATTAATCTGCCATTTCCTTTTTTGCCACTGAAAACTGATTACAGGCACAACAAAATTGTTTGGCAAAACTTGCCAGCATCGCCATGCATGACTCAAGTTTGGCATTAAGTCCTTTATATCAGTAGAGAACTTAGTAGCTTTTGAAGAATGAATTTAGAGCTAAAAGGGTATGAAGACTCTTACATTTTTCTTTGCATGGTTATCAAATTCTTGGTATTTGAAACTTACAGCATCATAACAACAATTaccaagtaaaaaaaattggataaaCAGATAACTAAAGTGTTATGCAGAGGTTACCTCTACTATAGGCCCTATTCTGAAGGTTCCCATGACCTCCTCTTTGGACACCAAAGTAAGAAGGGGGATAAGAGCAAAGGGAATCTGAATTGCTTGCACCACATTAAGCCATTCATTCAAGGTATCCAATGAACTTTCTGATGTATTAAAAACAATAGCACAAATCATAGTTGGAACAATTGCACAACTTCTAGTGATCAATGCCCTCAACCATTTCTTTATATTGAGCTTAAGAAAACCCTCTGTTATAAACTGGCCAGCATAAGTGCCAGTTATGGTACTACTTTGCCCTGCTGCTAATAAACCAATGCCCCATATATACAAAATTGGAAACAACCCTCCCCCATACCTTTCCTCAAGATATTGCCCTGCATTTACCAACCCTATGCCATTGGCCTGTTCTGTGCCATAGAAAACTCTGGCAAAAACTGTTATCACAGATAGATTTATCAACAGTGTCACTAAAAGTGCAACTGAAGACTCAATGGAGTAGTAGTTGAGAGCCTCTTGAACCTGCCCTTTGTTTCGGATATCAATGTCCCTTGATTGTACCAATGCAGAATGGAGGAACACGTTATGTGGGGTTATCACACACCCCACAATTTCCACCGCCTGGCGAAGAGTTTTTGAACTAAGTCTTGGGATTAAGAGACCTGCATGAAGCACCAATATGGAGAGACATATGAAGATTAGTGGTAACATGTTTTTGGACATTGGAAATAAGAATGAATTATAATCACTCAAAAGACACTGTTCATAATACTAGTGTGTTTTTACATCATATAATCAAATGAATGTGCTCAAACTATGTTGTTTGATAAATTTCTACCCATCATTAGTTCTTCTTCACTGGGTTTTGTATCAAAGAACATCCACGCAAAAGAAAGGCCCATAGTTCCAATGAAAACTGCGAAAACCCCTTCCAACTTCCTCACTCCATAGTTCTCcagaaatagaaagaagaaactGTTCCACCAGACACAAAAAATGCAGAATTAAAAACAGTGAAACTGATGTTATGGTATGATCTGAGAACTTTAACAATCAAGAAtacaaaaaaaacttaacacaagtcatatacatatataataccCAGACAACacatatataatacaaaagTATGTTTAGAATCTGCTATTAATTACTCCTTGTTCCTTTTTCCACATTAATTACATGATATTACTGAATCTGATAAGCTTACCAATCCGTGGCTGTGATAACCACACCAGCCCAAATGGGGATAAGGCCATGGCTAAGAATCTTGAAAGCAATGGCACTGCCAATAACCTCTTGAATATCAGCAGCAATGAGAGCCATCTCAGCCAAGATCCACAGCACCAACCTAGCCCA
Coding sequences:
- the LOC114167676 gene encoding metal transporter Nramp2-like; the encoded protein is MSSQSQQQQQGKHKNREEEEEEEENHLLQSECETIPLSSPDVLLSNWEHADKEKQEEEKDAVYAAKDKVQIFDLEASGSAGSTAVPPFSWRKLWLFTGPGLLMSVAFLDPGNLEGDLQAGAIAGYSLLWLLMWSTIMGLVIQLLSARLGVATGRHLAELCREEYSNWARLVLWILAEMALIAADIQEVIGSAIAFKILSHGLIPIWAGVVITATDCFFFLFLENYGVRKLEGVFAVFIGTMGLSFAWMFFDTKPSEEELMMGLLIPRLSSKTLRQAVEIVGCVITPHNVFLHSALVQSRDIDIRNKGQVQEALNYYSIESSVALLVTLLINLSVITVFARVFYGTEQANGIGLVNAGQYLEERYGGGLFPILYIWGIGLLAAGQSSTITGTYAGQFITEGFLKLNIKKWLRALITRSCAIVPTMICAIVFNTSESSLDTLNEWLNVVQAIQIPFALIPLLTLVSKEEVMGTFRIGPIVEKVAWSVAVLVILVYGYMLLDFFLDEVDGVLFGFLVCLGAAAWISFIVYLVQHSGAIPSLMMRSPNSRGFFSLSRN